The sequence aaattcaccagtgaaattaTTGGTCCTTGACGTTTGTTAGGAAGTTTTTGAttactgctttgatctccttagTAGTAACTGGCctgtttagattttctgtttcttcatgattcagtcttggtagattctatctttctaggaatttacccATTTCTTCTAGGTGCTACCATTTGTTGGTGTATAcctgttcatagtagtctcttaacGATCTCATATTTTTGTGGTGTCAGCGGCAatgtttcctctttcacttctgaATTGGAGTCCTCTCTTTCTCTTGGTGAGTCTAGCTAACaatctatttgtctttttaagAAACCAGTTcttagtttcactgatcttttcaaCTGTCTTTTTAGTctgttatttcatatattttcactcttgatgtttttatttaatttccttctgctaactctgggctTAGTCTGTTCTTTTTGTAGTTCCTTTAAAGTAAgtgattttaaagatatatatctatatatatatttaggtataTACATATCTCTTGTGTTCTTCCATTCTTTCTGCCTTCTTTgattttaattgagcattttatgtaattctatttttctctcctctcttggcatattcttttttttccttttttagtggttttccctagagTCTGCTCTATACATTTACAATGAATTCAAGCCCACTTTCACATAGTACTATACCACTTCCCTGAGTTTTCTTTTAATCTCATATATCCTGGAATGGGTATTATAGTCTTGCAACCCAGAACTGTCAACAtgtacagattaaaaaaaaaaaaaaaaaaaagctctaaacCTGCTCTCTGTGGCCAAAGAGGCACCAAACCTAGCAGGGACCTCATCCCTGATTACATAGCTGGACTATAGAGTCGCAGGCTGACCAATTAGGTCAGAACCAGAGGTGCCAATGAAGATCAGACAGGAAACTTCACTCATTGTCCAATCTACATCTAGTGTAGACAGGTCCATGCTGCCTATACCAGCACCACTGACAGGCCCAGCCAATACCTCCCATTCTTCCACCCAGCAGCTGAGAGTGACCCAGGTCTGGTATCTTTTGCTCCTCCACACAGTGGCAATAGATGACCGAGACCCAATGTCTCCCAACTCCTCACCCAGTAGCAAAAGGTGACCTAGAAAATGTGCCTTTCAAGTCCACAGGCAATACCAGAGAATGAACGGAAGCCCAACTAGCATCAGGTGGCAGCCCACAAGATGAGCCCAAGGAAGTGTTCACAGACTCACAGGCACAGCCACTCTCTCCCACCTTCCACCTAGCAGCAGCAGGCCTGGGCAAGTGCACTCTACTCCCATGGGTGGCATCAGCAGGAATCGAGAAGAGAGCCTCTAGTGCTACATACACAAAACAAACCAGAACACCACTGCGAGGGCTCTCAAAATCAGGGAAACTGCctgttaaaatatattacttaataTATCATTATCTCAATAGGATCAAAAGTCTTCTAacataatatccaaaatatccatgatacaatttttaaaaagtattcaacaTACCAAGAACCAGAAAAAATTCATAAGAAAAGACTAGATCTAAGGGACTTTCCTGACAGTTcagcggttaggactctgtgctccgaatgcaaggggcacaggttcaatccctggcggGGAACTAAGCCCCTGCATGCCACATGTCATGGCCAAAAAGAAACAGGAACAGAAAGACTGATATCAACATGAAGAAGAATCAGATGTTGGAACCatttcacaaaaattttaaaccagCCATCATAAAAATGCTTCTAACATGCAATTTGAAATTctcaaatgaaaaacagaaaatctcagcaaaaaaataaaaaatgtaaaaagaaccaaataaaaattatataactgaAAACCCAcactaacagaaataaaagctcCAGGAATGNNNNNNNNNNNNNNNNNNNNNNNNNNNNNNNNNNNNNNNNNNNNNNNNNNNNNNNNNNNNNNNNNNNNNNNNNNNNNNNNNNNNNNNNNNNNNNNNNNNNGACCCTCTTAACATGCATGTTACTTGGAGTGATATAGCAGGTTTGGATGATGTCATTATAGATCTGAAAGACACAGTCATCTTACCTATCAAAAAGAAGCATTTGTTTGAAAATTCCAGGCTTCTACAGCCTCCAAAGGGTGTGCTTCTCTACGGGCCTCCAGGCTGTGGTAAAACGTTGATTGCCAAGGCCACAGCCAAAGAAGCAGGTTGTCGATTTATCAACCTTCAGCCTTCAACACTGACGGATAAGTGGTATGGAGAGTCTCAGAAACTGGCTGCTGCTGTTTTCTCCCTTGCCATAAAGCTACAGCCGTCCATCATCTTTATAGATGAGATAGACTCTTTTCTACGAAACCGTTCCAGTTCTGACCATGAGGCTACAGCCATGATGAAAGCTCAGTTTATGAGTCTCTGGGATGGATTGGATACTGATCATAGCTGCCAGGTCATAGTGATGGGAGCTACTAATCGTCCTCAAGATTTGGACTCAGCTATAATGAGGAGAATGCCCACGAGATTCCATATCAACCAGCCTGCtctgaaacaaagagaagcaatCCTGAAACTcatcttgaaaaatgaaaatgtggataGGCATGTGGACCTGCTAGAAGTTGCCCAGGAAACTGATGGGTTTTCAGGCAGTGACCTAAAAGAAATGTGTCGAGATGCTGCCCTCCTCTGTGTCAGAGAATATGTTAATTCTACATCGGAAGAAAGCCATGATGAAGATGAAATTCGACCTGTGCAACAACAGGACCTGCATCGGGCAATTGAAAAGATGAAGAAGTCAAAGGATGCAGCATTTCAGAATGTTTTAACACACGTTTGTTTAGATTAAGAGTAAAGATCGTTTGTACAGTTCAACATGACTAGTTTGGTGTACCCTCTTATCATTAGTGGAAATAACTGAAGGAGGAGTGTTCTTTCAACAGTGAGAGAGTTTTATGTTCATGACACTGGTTTTATACTCTGAATTCTAAGTTATTGAGACATAGTTGTTATATAAATGGTATTACTACTTGTGAAAAATCATGAGGAGGAACAATTTAATCAGCCTGACTGTGGGTGCTTGTGTTTGACCTCTTTAGCCATATGTTGCAGCCTTATAGCGTCTAAGCTGGTCTTAAGGTAACAAATGATTTACTGAGTCATTAGTGAGAATTGGAGATGTGGTTAAGTGCTGGATATGTGATTTCTAGatatgtgagagtgtgtgtatgtgtgtgtgcgtgtgtgtgtatattaaatgtatatattcacaCATTTTATATTGACATTCTGTAGATAGGTTTGAatacagaaactttttttttatcccAACTACTGAATCAAAAAGTACCAAATAGCATATAGCAAAACTAAGATTAATGGTTGTGTCTAAAAGGTACAATGATTCAGCCATTTCTAGTTGTCActtatttcaggtttttttttttttttaagttgagtgTTTCTCTGGAGTTGTATAGTTGAAGTCAGTGACATCAGAAACTTAGATGTGGCTCTATTATGGTTGTCgggataattaaataaaaatgcttgTTCAGTGATCAGCACTGATCAGTGTTCAGTGAATGGTTATCAGGCAGTTGTGTGATCAACACCAATTTCACCGCTTGCTGCAAGCATGCTGAGTAGAGACGTTTTTTTATTGATACATGTAAAGGTGGGCTGAAAGCCTCACAAAAGAATGGCTTTGAAAACCCTCAGCGCCATTCAGCCCATGTAtgtgacttttcctttctttgtttaatGTAACAGTTCTGTTATAACCATGggttatcaatattttaaaaatatatgttctttAATTATGTCAAATATAATTTGGTCATCAAAAACGAAATGATAGTTTAAAACTAGCTGTTACTAAATGTGCTAAAAATACCCGTTTTATAATCctgactttttgttttcttagcaGATTATAAATTATGCCCTGCTTAGTACAGATACACACATCAGAATCCCCCTATTGTGTCTGTAGTCGTTTGATGCTGTGTGCACAAAAGATGACAGGTTTTGTCCAAAATGTCACTAACCAGAATTCTGTTATAGGCACTTAAAACACAAGCATGAGGAAAATGGCACGGTATGATCTTGAGGTGCcttctgaatttttgtttttattgtatttctttgaaAACTCTGTTGTTATTTACGAGTTATTCATTAATTTCTTTGATAATAAGTCTCTCACAAGAACCCATTGGATAGTTTGTTCATCATTTGTTCTTTGAATGATGGGTGGGGCAGAGGTTCAAGTTTTGAAAAATTGTGAAGATGATTGAAAAATTGATGCAAAACacaaaataccaaaaataaaatatttcatcctcatttttaaaaactattatactattattttataaatatgcaaTAAAGAGGTCCCTcttaattgagaaaaaaaaaaatctgttacatCCATGAAATTTATTAAAGTCAATCAACATGTTATGACTTCAAATGCCCTCTAATACATAATACATACTGCCAGTGAACACTTCAAATAGGACAGTGCATTTTGTATGCCACCATtagttacacacacacaggcatgaaCACATCTTTCCATACACACCAAAAGGAGAGCAAtgaatttagtttttttaaaggagaggagTAGGACCAGAGTCAAGGAGAACAGTGTTTGACTGTCCTGTGGGAGTGGACTCAcctatttatttcataattaaaaataaatataattagacAAACACAAGAGAGCCAGAACTTGAAGCTAGACCGAAAGAAAAGTGAGGCTAGGTCATGGAAGAAGGCCATTATTTGTCAGGAAAAGGAACCAGTGAAAGGACAACACATCatctcttccctgtccttcccatcTTCTTTTCCCAATCCTTAGATAACCATTCCTTGGTAAATAACGAACAACAGTTTCACAAATGTTATGTAGCAGCATCACCATACCAAGAGTACATAACACTTTTCCTGAATATATACTGAAGCATAAAGAAATCATGTTACTCagtattttttaatgcttataaATGCAAGGAATTTATAAGACTTCTTCCCAGAGGCTGACTTACAGTAAAGGCTGGCTCACTTTGTCCTACAAACTTAAAGTCTACACAATGAACAGGAGAGAACTGAGGATATTTCCTTCCTGTGGTGACAAAGACCATTCAACTAAGCCAACCATGAACCTTCAACTCTTTTTTCTGAATGACATCTAAAacttaatggaaaaaaacaacatACAGTTTAGTCACTTCCTCCTCTGTTTTTGCAGCAGGTTACAACATATAGTGTTAGTAcagaagctgatcctcttacaactacatgagaagttgctgaagaactcaacgtCAACCATTCTACAGATGTTGATCATTTGAAGgaattgaaaaggtgaaaaagcttgataagcaGGTGCCTTAcgagctgaccacaaatcaaaaaaatcatcgttttgaagtgttgtcttctcttactcTACCCAACAAcgaaccatttcttgatcagacTGTGATGTGACAAAAAGTGGGTCTTATACAACAACCACAGCTGatcagctcagtggttggactgaggaGAAGCTCCAAATTACTCCCCAAAGCAAAACCTGTaacaaaaaaaggtcatggtggCTGTCTGCTGGTCTGAcgcactacagctttctgaatcctggtgaaatgATTACATTTGAGATGCGCTGAAAAATGCAATGCCTGCAGCCTGCATTGGTCAAAGAGTAGGCCCAATCTGCTCCATGACAATGCCCAATTGCATACTGCACAACCAACACCTCAAAAGTTGAACGAACtgggctacgaagttttgccttatatgccatattcacctgacctctcgccaaccaactactacttcttcaagcatcttgataATTttctgcagggaaaatgcttccacaaccagcaggaggcagaaaatgctttccaagagtccatggaatcccaaagcacagatttttatgttaaaggaataaacaaacttatttctgttggcaaaaatgtgttgattgtaatggttcctattttgattaataaagatgtgggAGTGAAGTTGTGAAGTTGCTctgtggtgtccgactctttgcgaccccatagactgtaacccaccaggctcctctgtccatgggattttccaggcaagagtactagagtgggttgccatttccttctccagggaattttcctgacccagggatcgaaaccgggtctcccgcattgtaggcagacacctttaccatctgagccaccaggggagataGGCATGTGTAGGATGTGTGGGAGCCTAATTacagtgatttaaaattcatggtctaaaaaataaataaataaaattcatggtctgaaaccacaattatatttgcaccaacctaatagtgCATAGAGCACATCTCTCATCTACTCATCAAATAgatttaaataactaaaaaaaa is a genomic window of Cervus canadensis isolate Bull #8, Minnesota chromosome 22, ASM1932006v1, whole genome shotgun sequence containing:
- the LOC122424501 gene encoding outer mitochondrial transmembrane helix translocase-like — protein: LNMHVTWSDIAGLDDVIIDLKDTVILPIKKKHLFENSRLLQPPKGVLLYGPPGCGKTLIAKATAKEAGCRFINLQPSTLTDKWYGESQKLAAAVFSLAIKLQPSIIFIDEIDSFLRNRSSSDHEATAMMKAQFMSLWDGLDTDHSCQVIVMGATNRPQDLDSAIMRRMPTRFHINQPALKQREAILKLILKNENVDRHVDLLEVAQETDGFSGSDLKEMCRDAALLCVREYVNSTSEESHDEDEIRPVQQQDLHRAIEKMKKSKDAAFQNVLTHVCLD